In the Bradyrhizobium guangzhouense genome, one interval contains:
- a CDS encoding respiratory chain complex I subunit 1 family protein, whose amino-acid sequence MNALRDILSQGAQMLLVLGLAPLLTGFVRKVKARLLRRRGPPLLQPYRDLVRLMRKDVVLADNASWLFRVIPYLMFAGTWVAASLVPTFGNGLLFSWTADLIAIIALLGSARFFQALAGMDVGTAFGGIGSSREVMIASLAEPAMLITVFSVAMIAGSTQLATVAEFMGSDAVGLRVSLGMAFVALTIVALAENARIPVDNPATHLELTMVHEAMVLEYSGRHLALIDLSSQLKLLLYVSLIACVFLPWGMAPADASVGRFLFGALLYLGKLTALGLLLALFETAIAKMRVFRIPEFLGAALMLALLATLLRFVSGSL is encoded by the coding sequence ATGAATGCGCTGCGCGACATCCTCTCCCAGGGCGCCCAGATGTTGCTGGTGCTGGGACTTGCGCCGCTGCTGACGGGGTTCGTGCGCAAGGTGAAGGCGCGGCTGCTGCGCCGGCGCGGGCCGCCGCTGCTCCAGCCCTATCGCGATCTCGTTCGCCTGATGCGCAAGGACGTCGTGCTCGCGGACAATGCATCCTGGCTGTTCCGTGTCATTCCCTATCTGATGTTCGCAGGAACCTGGGTCGCGGCCTCGTTGGTGCCGACCTTCGGCAACGGGCTCCTGTTCTCCTGGACCGCCGATCTCATCGCCATCATTGCGCTGCTCGGCAGCGCCCGCTTCTTCCAGGCGCTCGCCGGCATGGATGTCGGCACCGCCTTCGGCGGCATCGGCTCCAGCCGCGAGGTCATGATCGCCTCCCTGGCGGAGCCCGCGATGCTGATCACGGTGTTCTCGGTCGCGATGATCGCCGGCTCGACACAGCTCGCCACCGTGGCCGAGTTCATGGGCTCGGACGCCGTCGGCCTGCGCGTGTCGCTGGGCATGGCGTTCGTGGCATTGACCATCGTGGCGCTGGCGGAAAATGCCCGCATCCCCGTCGACAACCCCGCCACTCATCTCGAGCTCACCATGGTGCACGAGGCCATGGTGCTGGAATATTCGGGGCGGCACCTCGCGCTGATCGATCTGTCGTCGCAGCTCAAGCTCCTTCTCTATGTCTCGCTGATCGCCTGTGTGTTCCTGCCATGGGGGATGGCGCCTGCGGACGCGAGCGTTGGAAGGTTCCTCTTCGGCGCGCTGCTCTATCTCGGCAAGCTGACGGCCCTTGGCCTCTTGCTCGCCTTGTTCGAAACCGCAATCGCCAAGATGCGCGTGTTCCGGATTCCCGAGTTCCTGGGCGCGGCGCTGATGCTGGCATTGCTCGCCACCCTGTTGCGCTTCGTGTCGGGGAGTCTCTGA
- a CDS encoding hydrogenase-4 component E, with protein MSSLQFDIAHLLAGSLVLASFMMLYQVRLYALLNVYALHAGVLALSVAWQAYVQQAPHLYLTALIALVFKAIIIPVALHRIIKRLGIHREIENVIGIGLTMMAGIGLVALSMVVMLRVTPGADALAREDLAFALSVVLLGLLVMVTRRNAVSQVVGFMSLENGLVLAATGAKGMPLVVEISVAFSVLIAFIVIGIFLFRIRERFDSVDVQALDRFRGERR; from the coding sequence ATGAGCAGCCTGCAATTCGACATCGCCCACCTGCTCGCCGGCTCTCTGGTGCTCGCGAGCTTCATGATGCTCTACCAGGTCCGGCTCTATGCGCTGCTCAACGTCTATGCGCTGCATGCCGGCGTGCTGGCGCTGTCGGTGGCCTGGCAGGCCTATGTGCAGCAGGCGCCGCACCTCTATCTCACGGCGCTGATCGCGCTGGTGTTCAAGGCCATCATCATTCCGGTGGCGCTGCACCGGATCATCAAGCGGCTCGGCATCCACCGTGAGATCGAGAACGTGATCGGGATCGGGCTGACCATGATGGCCGGCATCGGCCTCGTCGCGCTGTCGATGGTGGTGATGCTGCGGGTGACGCCGGGCGCCGATGCGCTCGCGCGCGAGGATCTTGCCTTCGCGCTGTCGGTGGTGCTGCTGGGGCTCCTGGTCATGGTGACGCGGCGCAATGCCGTGAGTCAGGTCGTCGGCTTCATGTCGCTGGAGAACGGGCTGGTGCTGGCGGCGACCGGCGCAAAGGGCATGCCGCTGGTGGTCGAGATCAGCGTCGCCTTCTCGGTGCTGATCGCCTTCATCGTGATCGGCATCTTCCTGTTCCGTATCCGCGAGCGCTTTGACAGCGTGGACGTGCAGGCGCTCGATCGTTTTCGTGGAGAGCGGCGATGA
- a CDS encoding hydrogenase 4 subunit F gives MSFDVLSAILVIPAVSAALLAVLPGYRQTAKLNVVAALATFLTSLSLFVVEPVSGQYLLVDDLNKVFIVLTTLVSFTTSVFSASYIQHEIEIGRLTPAFLRFYHAMYQTLMFAMNLALVANNIGLMWVAVEVATLTTVLMVGIYRTHEALEAAWKYFILGSVGIALALFGTILVYMAARPVVGEGLDGMVWTVLVKHAAQFDPALLNVAFVFLLLGYGTKVGLAPLHAWLPDAHAEGPTPISAVLSGLLLNVALYALLRFKMMLAVNLAAIAPGPLMVTMGLISVIFASLMLYRRRDIKRMFAYSSIEHMGIIVFAFGMGGPLANFAGLLHMTMHSLTKSAIFFAVGHIAQVKGTQKIADIGGLTVTNPVLGWGLMLGVVAIVGLPPLGIFMSEFLVVSSTFSHAPWLTVILVLGIIIALGGLLLRVGTVMFGEPKGPTAPAEASYVPMFAHLALVLMAGIYLPPGLVAGFQNVAKLLG, from the coding sequence ATGAGCTTCGACGTCCTCAGCGCCATCCTTGTGATCCCGGCCGTCTCAGCCGCGTTGCTGGCGGTCTTGCCGGGTTACAGGCAAACGGCGAAGCTGAACGTGGTGGCGGCACTCGCGACCTTCCTGACCTCGCTTTCTCTGTTCGTGGTCGAGCCGGTGTCGGGGCAGTATCTGCTGGTGGACGACCTCAACAAGGTCTTCATCGTGTTGACCACCCTCGTCAGCTTCACCACATCGGTGTTCAGCGCGAGCTACATCCAGCACGAGATTGAGATCGGGCGCCTGACGCCGGCGTTCCTGCGCTTCTATCACGCAATGTATCAGACGCTGATGTTCGCGATGAACCTCGCGCTCGTCGCCAACAATATCGGCCTGATGTGGGTCGCGGTTGAAGTGGCGACGTTGACGACCGTGCTGATGGTCGGCATCTACCGCACCCACGAGGCGCTGGAAGCGGCCTGGAAATATTTCATCCTCGGCAGCGTCGGCATCGCGCTGGCGCTGTTCGGGACCATCCTGGTCTATATGGCGGCGCGCCCCGTGGTCGGCGAGGGGCTCGACGGCATGGTGTGGACGGTGCTGGTGAAGCACGCCGCACAGTTCGACCCGGCGCTGCTCAACGTCGCCTTCGTCTTCCTGCTGCTCGGCTACGGCACCAAGGTCGGCCTCGCGCCGCTGCATGCCTGGCTGCCCGACGCCCATGCGGAGGGCCCGACGCCGATCTCGGCGGTGCTCTCGGGCCTCCTGCTCAACGTCGCGCTCTACGCGCTGCTGCGTTTCAAGATGATGCTCGCGGTCAATCTCGCGGCCATCGCCCCGGGGCCGTTGATGGTGACGATGGGTCTGATCTCGGTGATTTTCGCGTCGCTGATGCTCTACCGCCGCCGCGACATCAAGCGCATGTTCGCCTACTCCTCGATCGAGCACATGGGCATCATCGTCTTCGCCTTCGGCATGGGCGGGCCGCTTGCGAATTTTGCCGGCCTCCTGCACATGACCATGCATTCGCTGACCAAATCGGCGATCTTCTTCGCCGTCGGCCACATCGCGCAGGTCAAGGGCACGCAGAAGATCGCCGACATCGGTGGATTGACGGTGACCAATCCCGTGCTCGGCTGGGGGCTGATGCTCGGCGTCGTCGCCATCGTCGGGTTGCCGCCGCTCGGCATCTTCATGAGCGAGTTCCTGGTGGTGAGCTCGACCTTCTCGCACGCGCCCTGGCTGACGGTCATCCTGGTGCTCGGCATCATCATCGCGCTCGGCGGCCTGCTGCTGCGCGTCGGCACCGTGATGTTCGGTGAACCCAAGGGACCTACCGCGCCGGCGGAGGCGTCCTATGTGCCGATGTTCGCGCATCTCGCTTTGGTGCTGATGGCCGGCATCTATCTGCCGCCGGGGCTGGTCGCCGGCTTCCAGAACGTCGCAAAGCTTCTGGGGTAG
- a CDS encoding nickel-dependent hydrogenase large subunit — MGILDSIPHVQAVPSHRPWPRAVVTEAGWQAAIDRLVEGGLTLLGFWGEPAAVHMAMLDGGSAEIAVVTYECTSGTFPSVASRHPPALRLERTIHDLFGLVPTAADDLRPDLRPWLDHDAWGQSYPLAGRNASRDVRPYQFLPAEGEALHQVAVGPVHAGIIEPGHFRFTANGEHVVRLEQWLGYTHKGIEQLMQGADLATAAKLANRTSGDSAVAYAFAFARAAEAALDIQVPRRANYLRALMAELERLANHFGDIGAICNDASFALMHAQTGILRERCLRTADTAFGHRLMMDVIVPGGVAREVSPDGITALRTLLADIGEVFPRLIELYDNTASLQDRTVTTGIVKADYARQFGAGGYVGRASGRDFDARRTLAYAPYDHLSFEVPVLDTGDVNARVWIRIREVEQSVALIAQILDLMEPGEIRIAPPAGRGGCEGLALTEAFRGDVLVWLRLDGELRVERCHLRDASWFQWPLLETAIEGNIIADFPLCNKSFNCSYSGVDL; from the coding sequence ATGGGCATCCTCGACAGCATCCCCCATGTTCAAGCGGTGCCGTCGCACCGGCCCTGGCCACGCGCGGTGGTGACGGAGGCCGGCTGGCAGGCGGCGATCGATCGACTGGTCGAGGGAGGCCTCACACTGCTCGGCTTCTGGGGCGAGCCGGCTGCAGTGCATATGGCGATGCTCGATGGCGGCTCGGCCGAGATCGCGGTCGTCACCTACGAATGTACTTCAGGCACATTCCCGAGCGTCGCCAGCCGTCATCCGCCCGCGCTTCGGCTGGAACGGACCATCCATGATCTGTTCGGGCTTGTTCCTACTGCCGCCGATGATCTGCGACCAGATCTGCGACCATGGCTCGACCACGATGCCTGGGGCCAATCCTATCCGCTCGCCGGCCGCAACGCATCGCGCGACGTGCGGCCATATCAGTTCCTGCCGGCCGAGGGCGAGGCGCTGCACCAGGTCGCGGTCGGCCCCGTCCATGCCGGGATCATCGAGCCCGGCCATTTCCGCTTCACCGCCAATGGCGAGCATGTGGTGCGGCTGGAGCAGTGGCTGGGCTACACCCACAAGGGCATCGAGCAGCTGATGCAGGGCGCCGACCTCGCGACCGCGGCAAAGCTCGCCAATCGTACTTCCGGCGACAGCGCGGTGGCCTACGCCTTCGCCTTTGCCCGCGCGGCGGAAGCTGCGCTCGACATCCAGGTGCCGCGGCGCGCGAATTATTTGCGGGCGCTGATGGCGGAACTGGAGCGGCTCGCCAATCATTTCGGCGATATCGGCGCGATCTGCAATGACGCGTCTTTCGCGCTGATGCATGCCCAGACCGGCATCTTGCGCGAGCGCTGCCTGCGGACGGCGGACACGGCCTTCGGTCATCGCCTGATGATGGACGTCATCGTACCCGGCGGCGTGGCGCGCGAGGTCTCGCCGGACGGCATCACGGCGCTGCGAACGCTGCTTGCGGACATCGGCGAGGTCTTCCCGCGCCTGATCGAGCTCTACGACAACACCGCGTCCTTGCAGGACCGTACCGTCACCACGGGCATCGTGAAGGCGGACTATGCGCGGCAGTTCGGCGCCGGCGGCTATGTTGGCCGCGCCTCGGGCCGCGATTTCGACGCACGCCGCACGCTCGCTTATGCACCCTACGATCATCTGTCGTTCGAAGTGCCGGTGCTGGATACGGGCGATGTCAACGCGCGGGTCTGGATCCGAATCCGCGAGGTCGAGCAGAGCGTCGCATTGATCGCGCAGATCCTCGACCTGATGGAGCCCGGCGAGATCAGGATCGCACCGCCGGCGGGGCGCGGCGGATGCGAAGGTCTGGCACTGACGGAAGCGTTCCGCGGCGACGTTCTGGTGTGGCTGCGGCTCGATGGCGAGTTGCGCGTCGAGCGCTGCCACCTGCGCGATGCGTCGTGGTTCCAGTGGCCGCTGCTGGAAACCGCGATCGAGGGCAACATCATCGCCGACTTCCCGCTCTGCAATAAGTCGTTCAACTGTTCCTATTCGGGCGTGGACCTCTAA
- a CDS encoding NADH-quinone oxidoreductase subunit B family protein produces MRKTLLESLTHGSLTEPAPLPDDSALAELAAKVDRAAKARLGRSLAIREVDAGSCNGCELEIHALSNAFYDVERFGLRFVASPRHADVLLVTGPVTKNMRQALERTYNATPDPKWVVAVGGCAIDGGIFRGSYACVGGVSETIPVDLHIKGCPPSPTDLLKGLLALLEHVSGKR; encoded by the coding sequence ATGCGCAAAACCCTGCTCGAAAGCCTCACCCACGGTTCGCTGACGGAGCCCGCGCCGCTGCCGGACGATTCGGCGCTGGCCGAGCTCGCCGCGAAAGTCGATCGCGCCGCCAAGGCCAGGCTTGGGCGTTCTCTTGCCATTCGCGAGGTCGATGCCGGGTCCTGCAACGGCTGCGAACTGGAGATCCACGCGCTGTCCAACGCCTTCTACGACGTCGAACGTTTCGGCCTGCGCTTCGTCGCCTCGCCACGTCATGCCGACGTGCTGCTGGTCACGGGCCCCGTGACGAAAAACATGCGACAGGCGCTGGAGCGGACCTACAACGCGACGCCGGATCCAAAATGGGTCGTCGCGGTCGGCGGCTGCGCGATCGACGGCGGGATTTTCAGAGGCAGCTACGCCTGCGTCGGCGGCGTATCCGAGACCATTCCGGTGGATCTGCACATCAAGGGCTGCCCGCCGTCGCCGACGGACCTGTTGAAGGGCCTGCTCGCGCTGCTGGAGCACGTCAGCGGCAAGCGGTAA
- a CDS encoding glycerate kinase type-2 family protein, translating to MTDRRPLLRALYDAAVAAAHPSTILAPHLRPAPKGRVICLAAGKGAAAMAAAAERHYLDTLGLAPDSLVGIATTRHGYGVPTRRIRVVEAGHPVPDEAGLKGAADTLALAGEAGPDDLLLVLLTGGGSANWIAPVDGISFAQKQAVNKALLRSGAPIGEMNVVRKHLSRIKGGRLARAGQNAAGIVTLAISDVPHDDPSAIASGPTVPDPTTLADARAIVAKYKLAIDDAVAHALDNPANESCKPGDAAFARATFELIARPKQSLDAAVKLAKDAGYETIDLGADLEGEAREVAADHARLALAARAQGKRVAILSGGELTVTVRGNGRGGPNQEYALALASLLKDTPDIAALAGDTDGADGGAGHPTDPAGALIDAATFARMKALGLQPQAYLDNNDATTFFEATGDLLQPGPTLTNVNDVRVILVD from the coding sequence ATGACCGACCGACGTCCCCTGCTCCGCGCGCTCTACGATGCCGCCGTTGCCGCCGCCCATCCGAGCACGATCCTGGCGCCTCACTTGCGTCCCGCGCCGAAAGGGCGCGTGATCTGCCTGGCCGCCGGCAAAGGCGCCGCCGCGATGGCTGCGGCTGCGGAGCGGCACTATCTCGACACGCTGGGGCTCGCGCCTGACAGCCTCGTCGGCATCGCCACGACGCGCCACGGCTACGGCGTGCCGACGCGCCGCATCCGTGTGGTCGAGGCCGGCCATCCCGTGCCCGACGAGGCCGGCCTGAAAGGCGCAGCCGACACGCTCGCGCTCGCGGGCGAGGCCGGACCCGACGATCTGCTGCTGGTGCTGCTCACCGGCGGCGGCTCGGCGAACTGGATCGCGCCGGTGGATGGCATCAGCTTTGCGCAGAAACAGGCGGTCAACAAGGCGCTGCTGCGCTCCGGCGCGCCGATCGGCGAGATGAACGTCGTGCGCAAGCATCTGTCGCGCATCAAGGGCGGACGTCTCGCACGCGCCGGCCAGAACGCCGCGGGAATCGTGACGCTCGCGATCTCCGACGTGCCCCACGACGATCCCTCCGCGATCGCCTCGGGCCCGACCGTGCCCGACCCGACCACGCTTGCGGATGCGCGCGCGATCGTCGCCAAGTACAAGCTCGCCATCGACGATGCCGTGGCCCACGCGCTCGACAATCCCGCCAATGAAAGCTGCAAGCCCGGCGATGCCGCGTTTGCGCGCGCAACGTTCGAGCTGATCGCACGTCCCAAGCAATCGCTGGATGCCGCGGTGAAGCTGGCAAAAGACGCCGGCTATGAGACCATCGACCTCGGCGCCGATCTCGAGGGCGAAGCGCGCGAGGTCGCGGCCGATCACGCCAGGCTGGCGCTTGCCGCCCGCGCGCAAGGCAAGCGCGTCGCCATCCTCTCCGGCGGCGAGCTCACGGTCACCGTGCGCGGCAATGGGCGCGGCGGGCCCAACCAGGAATATGCGCTGGCGCTGGCCTCCCTCTTGAAGGACACGCCCGACATCGCGGCGCTTGCCGGCGACACCGACGGCGCCGACGGCGGCGCCGGCCATCCCACCGATCCCGCCGGCGCACTGATCGATGCGGCGACGTTTGCCAGAATGAAGGCGCTGGGCCTTCAGCCGCAGGCGTATCTGGACAACAACGACGCCACGACGTTCTTCGAGGCAACGGGCGATCTGCTGCAGCCGGGGCCGACGTTGACCAACGTCAACGATGTCAGGGTGATACTGGTGGATTAG
- a CDS encoding ABC transporter substrate-binding protein has product MPAVTGKFAAASLALALFAATTSIASAQKKYDTGATDTEIKVGNIMPYSGPASAYGIIGRTEAAYFKKINDEGGINGRKINFISYDDAYSPPKTVEQARKLVESDEVLFIFNSLGTPPNSAIHKYMNTKKVPQLFVATGATKWNDPQNFPWTMGWQPNYQSETQIYAKWLLKNKPDAKIAVLYQNDDYGKDYLKGLKDGLGAKASSMIVAEESYETSEPTIDSHIVRLKSTGADVFMNITTPKFAAQAIKKNAEIGWKPLHFLNNVSASVGSVMKPAGFENGQDIISADYLKDVSDPEWKNDAGMKEFLAFMDKYFPDGDKLDKGTIVGFAVAQTLVHVLKNCGDDLTRENIMKQAASMKDYRTEALLPGIKINTGPNDFAPISQLQLEKFKGERWELFGDVISADAGG; this is encoded by the coding sequence ATGCCTGCTGTCACCGGCAAATTTGCGGCTGCGTCCCTTGCGCTCGCGCTGTTCGCGGCCACGACCTCCATCGCATCGGCCCAGAAGAAATACGATACCGGCGCGACCGACACCGAGATCAAGGTCGGCAACATCATGCCCTACAGCGGACCGGCTTCCGCTTATGGCATCATCGGGCGGACAGAAGCCGCCTATTTCAAGAAGATCAACGACGAAGGCGGCATCAACGGCCGCAAGATCAACTTCATCTCTTACGACGATGCCTATTCGCCGCCGAAGACGGTGGAGCAGGCGCGCAAGCTGGTCGAGAGCGACGAGGTGCTGTTCATCTTCAACTCGCTCGGCACGCCGCCGAACTCGGCGATCCACAAATACATGAACACCAAGAAGGTGCCGCAGCTGTTCGTCGCCACGGGCGCCACCAAATGGAACGACCCGCAGAACTTCCCCTGGACCATGGGCTGGCAGCCCAACTATCAGAGCGAGACGCAGATCTACGCAAAGTGGCTGCTCAAGAACAAGCCGGACGCCAAGATCGCGGTGCTCTACCAGAACGACGATTACGGCAAGGACTATCTGAAGGGCCTCAAGGACGGCCTCGGCGCCAAGGCGTCCTCGATGATCGTTGCCGAGGAAAGCTACGAGACCTCCGAGCCGACGATCGACAGCCACATCGTCAGGCTGAAGTCGACCGGTGCCGACGTGTTCATGAACATCACGACGCCGAAATTCGCCGCGCAGGCGATCAAGAAGAATGCCGAGATCGGCTGGAAGCCGCTGCACTTCCTCAACAACGTCTCCGCCTCCGTCGGCAGCGTGATGAAGCCCGCCGGCTTTGAGAACGGCCAGGACATCATCTCGGCCGACTATCTCAAGGACGTGTCCGATCCGGAATGGAAAAACGATGCCGGCATGAAGGAGTTCTTGGCCTTCATGGACAAATACTTCCCGGACGGCGACAAGCTCGACAAGGGCACCATCGTCGGCTTCGCGGTGGCGCAGACGCTGGTCCACGTGCTGAAGAATTGCGGCGATGACCTCACCCGCGAGAACATCATGAAGCAGGCAGCCAGCATGAAGGACTATCGCACCGAGGCGCTGCTGCCCGGCATCAAGATCAACACCGGCCCGAACGACTTCGCGCCGATCAGCCAGCTCCAGCTCGAGAAGTTCAAGGGCGAGCGCTGGGAACTGTTCGGCGACGTGATCAGCGCCGACGCCGGCGGCTAA
- a CDS encoding ABC transporter substrate-binding protein — MDSIRMRRGAFSAALVLAVTLSTAALAQKKYDTGATDTEIKIGNIMPYSGPASSYSVIGKTEAAYFDKINAEGGINGRKINFISYDDGYSPPKTVEQARKLVESDEVLFIFNSLGTPPNSAIHKYMNTKKVPQLFVATGATKWNDPKEFPWTIGWQPNYQSEAHIYAKYILQNMPNAKIAVLYQNDDYGKDYVKGLKDGLGAKAASMIVAEESYETTEPTIDSHILKLKASGADVFFDASIPKFAAQAIKKIAEIEWKPTHFLNNVSSSIGATIKPAGMEASQGIISSAYIKDPTDPQWKNTDDLKAWNAFLDKYYPEANRTDANVMYGYAVSQSLVQVLKQCGDDLTRANIMKQAANIKNATVGGLLPGVQINTSPTDFAPISQLQLMRFKGDTWELFGDVISGDVSG; from the coding sequence ATGGATTCCATCCGCATGCGGAGGGGAGCGTTTTCGGCTGCCCTGGTACTCGCCGTGACGCTGTCTACGGCGGCACTCGCCCAGAAGAAATACGACACCGGCGCGACCGATACCGAGATCAAGATCGGCAACATCATGCCCTACAGCGGGCCCGCGTCCTCCTACAGCGTGATCGGCAAGACGGAAGCCGCCTACTTCGACAAGATCAACGCCGAAGGCGGCATCAACGGCCGCAAGATCAATTTCATCTCGTATGACGACGGCTACTCGCCGCCGAAGACGGTCGAGCAGGCCCGCAAGCTGGTCGAGAGCGACGAGGTCCTGTTCATCTTCAACTCGCTCGGCACGCCGCCGAACTCGGCGATCCACAAATACATGAACACGAAGAAGGTGCCACAGCTCTTCGTGGCCACCGGCGCCACCAAGTGGAACGACCCCAAGGAATTCCCGTGGACCATAGGCTGGCAGCCCAACTACCAGAGCGAAGCGCACATCTACGCGAAGTACATCCTGCAGAACATGCCCAACGCCAAGATCGCGGTGCTCTATCAGAACGACGATTACGGCAAGGACTACGTCAAGGGCCTGAAGGACGGGCTTGGCGCCAAGGCCGCCTCGATGATCGTCGCGGAGGAGAGCTACGAGACGACCGAGCCGACCATCGATTCACACATCCTCAAGCTGAAGGCCTCCGGCGCCGACGTGTTCTTCGACGCGTCGATTCCGAAGTTCGCGGCCCAGGCCATCAAGAAGATCGCCGAGATCGAATGGAAACCGACCCACTTCCTCAACAACGTGTCTTCCTCGATCGGCGCCACGATCAAGCCGGCCGGGATGGAGGCCTCGCAGGGCATCATCTCGTCGGCCTACATCAAGGACCCGACCGACCCGCAATGGAAGAACACCGACGACCTGAAGGCCTGGAACGCGTTCCTGGACAAGTACTACCCCGAGGCCAATCGCACCGACGCCAACGTCATGTACGGCTACGCAGTGTCCCAGAGCCTGGTCCAGGTGCTCAAGCAATGCGGCGACGACCTGACGCGCGCGAACATCATGAAGCAGGCGGCCAACATCAAGAATGCCACGGTCGGCGGCCTGTTGCCGGGCGTCCAGATCAACACCAGCCCGACCGATTTTGCCCCCATTTCGCAGCTGCAACTCATGCGGTTCAAGGGAGACACCTGGGAGCTGTTCGGTGACGTGATCAGCGGCGACGTCAGTGGTTAA
- a CDS encoding ABC transporter substrate-binding protein translates to MAVVRFQVAVISAAFALCAAMSSPALAQKSYDSGASDTEIKIGNIMPYSGPASAYAVIGKAEEAYFNKVNAEGGINGRKIKFISYDDAYSPPKTVEQARKLVESDNVLLIFGSLGTSTNGAIRKYMNEKKVPQLFVASGASKWNDPKQYPWTMGWQPSYAGEAQIYAKYIMKVKPDAKIGVLYQNDDFGKDYLNGLKEGLGPKASMIVLQEPYDTSEPAVDEHVVKLKAAGADVLISISTPKFAAQAIKKAAEINWHPIHIISNVSASVGGVIEPAGFEISQGILSATYIKDGSDPQWNADDGMKKFYSFLADYYPKANKLDAGIVFGYAAAQTMVKVLQMCGDNLTRDNVMKQAASLKDFAPDTLLPGIKINTAPDDFAPIEQLQMMRFKGKAWELFGDIISSDPGH, encoded by the coding sequence ATGGCCGTCGTTCGATTTCAGGTTGCGGTGATATCGGCCGCATTCGCATTGTGCGCTGCAATGAGCAGTCCCGCGCTGGCACAGAAATCCTACGACAGCGGCGCCTCCGATACCGAAATCAAGATCGGCAACATCATGCCCTATAGCGGCCCGGCCTCCGCCTATGCCGTGATCGGCAAGGCCGAAGAAGCCTATTTCAACAAGGTCAATGCCGAGGGCGGCATCAACGGCCGCAAGATCAAGTTCATCTCGTATGACGACGCCTATTCGCCGCCGAAGACGGTGGAGCAGGCGCGCAAGCTGGTCGAAAGCGACAACGTGCTGTTGATCTTCGGCTCGCTCGGCACCTCCACCAACGGCGCCATCCGCAAATACATGAACGAGAAGAAGGTGCCGCAATTGTTCGTGGCGAGCGGCGCGTCCAAGTGGAACGATCCGAAGCAGTATCCCTGGACCATGGGCTGGCAGCCGAGCTACGCGGGCGAGGCGCAGATCTACGCCAAATACATCATGAAGGTAAAGCCGGACGCGAAGATCGGCGTGCTCTACCAGAACGACGATTTCGGCAAGGACTATCTGAACGGGCTGAAGGAAGGGCTCGGCCCCAAGGCCTCGATGATCGTGCTGCAGGAGCCCTACGACACCTCCGAGCCCGCGGTCGACGAGCACGTCGTGAAGCTGAAGGCCGCAGGCGCAGACGTCCTCATCAGCATCTCCACGCCGAAATTCGCGGCGCAGGCGATCAAGAAGGCGGCCGAGATCAACTGGCACCCGATCCACATCATCTCCAACGTCTCGGCCTCCGTCGGCGGCGTGATCGAGCCCGCGGGCTTCGAGATCTCGCAAGGCATTCTGTCGGCGACCTACATCAAGGACGGCTCCGACCCGCAATGGAATGCCGATGACGGCATGAAGAAGTTCTACAGCTTCCTCGCGGACTACTATCCGAAGGCCAACAAGCTCGATGCCGGCATCGTGTTCGGCTACGCCGCGGCGCAGACCATGGTGAAGGTGCTGCAGATGTGCGGCGACAACCTCACCCGTGACAACGTCATGAAGCAGGCCGCTTCGCTGAAGGACTTCGCGCCCGACACGCTGCTGCCCGGCATCAAGATCAACACCGCGCCCGACGATTTCGCCCCGATCGAGCAGCTCCAGATGATGCGGTTCAAGGGCAAGGCCTGGGAATTGTTCGGCGACATCATCTCGAGCGATCCCGGCCACTAG